The nucleotide window GCCTTCGAGGATCCCTGGGCCAGCGGTGAGTACCGGAAGGATCTCTGCGCCACGCTGGCCCTGCGGGCCCTGGCCGCCGTGCTCGGCGAGGAGGAGGTGGCATGAAGATCTCCCTGACGGTGAACGGCCTCCCGGTCTCCTGGGAGTGTGAGCCCCACGAGTTCCTCACCGAGGTGTTGCGGCGCGAGGGCCTCATCGGCACCAAGCGCGGCTGCGAGCAGGGCGACTGCGGCGCCTGCGCCGTGCTCCTCGACGGCGTCGAGGTGCCCAGCTGCATCGTGCTGGCCGCCCAGGCCGACGGTCACGAGGTGCTCACCATCGAGGGCCTGGGGAGCTTCGACGCGCCCCACCCGATCCAGCGGGCCTTCGTCGACGAGACCGCCATCCAGTGCGGCTACTGCACGCCGGGGATGGTCATCGCCACCAAGGCGCTGCTCGACGAGAACCCCACGCCCGAGGTCGGCGACGTGCGGGAGACCCTGGCCGGGCACGTCTGCCGCTGCACCGGCTACGTGAAGCCCATCAAGGCGGTGCTCACCGCCGCCGAGAAGATGAGGGCAGAGTGATGAACGATCGCAGGAAGATCCCCGAGGGCTGGGACACCGGCGCCGAGAGCATCGACTCGCAGGACGACTTCAAGGTCGTGGGCCACAGCCCCGAGCGG belongs to Deltaproteobacteria bacterium and includes:
- a CDS encoding (2Fe-2S)-binding protein encodes the protein MKISLTVNGLPVSWECEPHEFLTEVLRREGLIGTKRGCEQGDCGACAVLLDGVEVPSCIVLAAQADGHEVLTIEGLGSFDAPHPIQRAFVDETAIQCGYCTPGMVIATKALLDENPTPEVGDVRETLAGHVCRCTGYVKPIKAVLTAAEKMRAE